The Leishmania infantum JPCM5 genome chromosome 28 sequence TCCCCCCAAGTCGTAGGTGCCTAGCCttgtcaccaccagaggcTTGCTCGGCATCGGCATTGGATAGGTGGGAGCTGCGTCGCTTCTGCCCTGAGATAGGGTAGGGGGTGTGCAATACCCTGAGGTGCCACGCTGAGgtgtccccctcccccaccactgtcatgaggggagggggtccGACACTCGAAGGAAAGCGACAAAAAGCGCGTGTAAAAGCACAAGAAAGAGCAAAGATGAGAAAAACAGTGgagaacgcacacacgcacacacacgcacggacgTGTTTGCGTGCTGTGCTCTCTGCGCGAGCGGGTGCGTCGTCCCGATGCAGCAGTGTATAAAGATTGCTGACGCGATGCGCAGAGAATGGGCGCAGAAGTTTGACTTCGATGTCGCCCTTCTCGCCAtttttcccctccccctcccgctccccTTCCCACACTCGCAGATATACAGGAGGAcaagggcggcggcaccgcgagCGCTACTGAACTGCAAGAGGGTCAGCACACGACCTCTTGACATGAGTGCAACGATGTCTGGCTCATAGCCCTgcctgcgccctctcctcctgcagctcggcGATCGTGCTGGCGAGACGCTGCTTCCCGAGGTCCCCATTCAGCTTGCCCGAGACAACAGTCCACTCGCCGGCGTGGCACGTGCACGGAAAGGAGAAGATGAGACCGCTCGGCACGTCGTACGGGTTTCCATCCGAGTACACGCCCATCGAAACGTACACGCCCTCTGGTGTGCCATGTATCCAGTCATGTACGTGGTCCACGGCGGCCTTGGCGGCGGACATGGCTGAGGAAAGGCCGCGTAGTTGGATGATTtcggcgccgcgcccgcgCACCACTTGCACAAAGTCGTCGTTGAGGGCACCGCCCTTGATCGCTTCGCGGGCCGGAGTGGTGCCGATCACAGCGTTGTCAATGTCGGGGACCTGTGTAGAGCTATGGTTGCCCCAGATGATCACGTTGCGCACCTGCGACACCGGCACACCGGCCTTGCGAGCCAGAAGAGACAAGGCACGGTTGTGGTCGAGGCGGGTCATGGCGGTCACATGACGGGGATTCAACTTCCCCTGAGCTGACTTGAGGAGGATGAGAGCGTTGGTGTTGGCCGGATTGCCGACAACCACCACTCGGCAGTCTGgcgctgccacggcagcgatAGCCTCACCCTGCTCCTTGAAGATGCGCGCGTTCATCTCGAGGAGGTCCTTGCGTTCCATCCCTGCCTTGCGCGGGAAGGCGCCGCACATGATGGCAATGGCGACCCCGTCGAAGGCAGCACGCGGGTCTGCCGTAATGACAACCTTCTCAAGGAGAGGAAAAGCGCAATCTTCGAGCTCTGCTTCGACGCCGGCAAGCGCCTTTAGGGCGGGCTCGATATCCAGCAGGCGGAGCTCCACATGCGTGGTGGGCCCGAGGAGGACACCGCGCGCGATCAGCGGTACCAATGCATAGCCGATCTGGCCCGCTGCACCCGTCACGGCCACCTTCACAGCGGACAT is a genomic window containing:
- the cMDH gene encoding cytosolic malate dehydrogenase; amino-acid sequence: MSAVKVAVTGAAGQIGYALVPLIARGVLLGPTTHVELRLLDIEPALKALAGVEAELEDCAFPLLEKVVITADPRAAFDGVAIAIMCGAFPRKAGMERKDLLEMNARIFKEQGEAIAAVAAPDCRVVVVGNPANTNALILLKSAQGKLNPRHVTAMTRLDHNRALSLLARKAGVPVSQVRNVIIWGNHSSTQVPDIDNAVIGTTPAREAIKGGALNDDFVQVVRGRGAEIIQLRGLSSAMSAAKAAVDHVHDWIHGTPEGVYVSMGVYSDGNPYDVPSGLIFSFPCTCHAGEWTVVSGKLNGDLGKQRLASTIAELQEERAQAGL